Proteins encoded in a region of the Stigmatella aurantiaca genome:
- a CDS encoding Hsp70 family protein, translated as MQEPVIGIDLGTTNSAVATVEGGRARLIPSRAGGRLTPSIVGLTREGARAVGLAAQRLAEVQPDAVVWATKRFLGRRCTPELVQRSRLLVPFPLLPGPTGDVRVRLAGRALPVTQVAAMVLGELKLDAEADLGRPVRRCVITVPAHYDDNQRSATREAAAIAGLEVMRLVNEPTAAALAYGLASGFEGNALVFDLGGGTFDVSILEVKDGVFEVKATGGDAALGGEDFDQRIVQWLLAQVEDSFRETVSQDAASMRKLKVAAEAAKRELSEYEEALISVGELGDSTAPGTPRWTQVETVLTRGFFETLSEPLSRRCLTVCESVMREAKMSPRSVDAVVLVGGMTRVPLVRRLVQDFFGRVPTTELHPDEAVALGAAVQAHELATQSGAALLLDVAGQSLGVGVLGGRVKRLIAKNTNVPVVTREIFLPGRSGQAEARIPIYQGESEFQDENHKLGEVVLRNLQVGYRSDIQLEVTFTLSSEGLLSVRAVDLSSGRVEQVRLEARNSLPVAEAQSLSREQARYASVQAQQEGRRAEELLRRLMERGEKLARILQRTAQESPGAEARFAVGTMRSLLDSGRAALQAGNIEQCARIARQLTTVLTGRPA; from the coding sequence ATGCAAGAGCCTGTCATCGGGATTGACCTGGGGACCACCAACAGTGCCGTGGCCACGGTGGAGGGAGGCCGGGCGCGCCTCATTCCTTCCCGGGCGGGGGGGCGGCTGACGCCCTCCATCGTGGGGCTGACGCGGGAGGGGGCGCGCGCGGTGGGGCTCGCCGCGCAGCGGCTGGCGGAAGTCCAGCCGGACGCGGTGGTGTGGGCCACCAAGCGCTTCCTGGGGCGGCGCTGCACGCCGGAGCTGGTGCAGCGCTCGCGGCTGCTGGTGCCCTTCCCGCTGCTGCCCGGGCCCACGGGGGATGTGCGGGTGCGCCTGGCGGGCCGGGCGCTGCCCGTGACGCAGGTGGCCGCCATGGTGCTGGGCGAGCTGAAGCTGGACGCGGAGGCGGACCTGGGCAGGCCGGTGCGCCGCTGCGTCATCACCGTGCCGGCCCACTATGACGACAACCAGCGCTCGGCCACGCGCGAGGCGGCCGCCATCGCGGGACTGGAAGTCATGCGGCTGGTCAACGAGCCCACGGCGGCGGCGCTCGCCTACGGGCTGGCGAGCGGCTTCGAGGGCAACGCGCTGGTGTTCGACCTGGGCGGCGGCACCTTCGACGTGTCCATCCTGGAGGTGAAGGACGGCGTCTTCGAGGTGAAGGCGACCGGAGGGGACGCCGCGCTGGGGGGCGAGGACTTCGATCAGCGCATCGTCCAGTGGTTGCTCGCGCAGGTGGAGGACTCCTTCCGGGAGACGGTGAGCCAGGACGCGGCCTCGATGCGCAAGCTGAAGGTGGCGGCGGAGGCGGCCAAGCGCGAGCTGAGCGAGTACGAGGAGGCGCTCATCTCCGTGGGTGAGCTGGGGGACTCCACCGCGCCGGGCACGCCGCGGTGGACCCAGGTGGAGACGGTGCTCACCCGCGGCTTCTTCGAGACGCTGTCCGAGCCGCTGTCGCGCCGCTGTCTGACGGTGTGCGAGTCGGTGATGCGCGAGGCGAAGATGAGCCCCCGCTCGGTGGACGCGGTGGTGCTGGTGGGCGGCATGACGCGGGTGCCGCTGGTGCGGCGGTTGGTGCAGGACTTCTTCGGCCGGGTGCCCACCACGGAGCTCCACCCGGACGAGGCCGTGGCGCTGGGGGCCGCGGTGCAGGCGCACGAGCTGGCCACCCAGTCCGGCGCGGCGCTGCTCCTGGACGTGGCGGGGCAGTCGCTGGGCGTCGGCGTGCTGGGCGGGCGCGTCAAACGCCTCATCGCCAAGAACACGAACGTGCCGGTGGTGACGCGCGAAATCTTCCTGCCCGGGCGCTCGGGCCAGGCCGAGGCGCGCATCCCCATCTACCAGGGCGAGAGCGAGTTCCAGGACGAGAACCACAAGCTGGGCGAGGTGGTGCTGCGCAACCTCCAGGTGGGCTACCGCTCGGACATCCAACTGGAAGTCACCTTCACGCTCTCCAGCGAAGGCCTGCTCTCGGTGCGCGCGGTGGACCTGTCGAGCGGCCGGGTGGAGCAGGTGCGGCTGGAGGCGCGCAACAGCCTGCCGGTGGCGGAGGCGCAGTCGCTCTCGCGCGAGCAGGCGCGGTACGCCAGCGTCCAGGCCCAGCAGGAGGGGCGCCGGGCGGAGGAGCTGCTGCGGCGGCTGATGGAGCGGGGCGAGAAGCTCGCGCGCATCCTCCAGCGCACCGCCCAGGAGAGCCCAGGGGCCGAGGCCCGCTTCGCCGTGGGCACCATGCGCAGCCTGCTGGACAGCGGCCGCGCCGCGCTCCAGGCCGGCAACATCGAGCAGTGTGCCCGTATCGCACGTCAGCTCACCACGGTGCTCACGGGCCGTCCGGCCTGA